DNA sequence from the Pectinophora gossypiella chromosome 12, ilPecGoss1.1, whole genome shotgun sequence genome:
CTTAATACTTTTGTTGATATTATAGTGTGTCAGAATACATCTGATGGAAATGGGATAGTAGCTTTGGTAGACGCACGACCAACGGACGGAATTTGCGACACTGTTTGTCTGCTATGTAATAGGAATAacgtaagtatattttactACTCTTTCCTTCAGAAGCTTCCAGCTAAGCAGAGCtgagatttattttttttaagttaattgaTTACTTACCAGGTGAGAGCGCTTTTGCGATttgggctctgcctaccccaacgggaaataggcgtgattttatgtatgttgtgaAAGCGCTTTTTAAAATCTTTCATTTACGTTATGTATTAAGCCACTACTACTCTTTTGTATTTGTGTAACTGATTTCTTGCGACTTGCGTATTTGCCTCTGCAAAAGGTGCAGGCGTAAGGCGACATACGAACACTTCTGGAAAACTTGAATACTTAAActaaagtttttatttgtaaatatatgtagtaccaaccaacccgcagtggagaagcgtggtgaagtatgctccataccccctccggtagattgaggggaggcttgtgcccagcagtgggatgtatataggctgtttatgtatgtatgtatatgtattgcAATAGAAAATTATAACAGTAGCGTTTAGTATTCAAATCTTACACATTTTTAATTATCTCACTATTTTTCGTATGATTCTCAGATTTCTCACTTGACCATAGGATGGGAGCCGACGGAAACAATGTCTCAGGATTTATTTACGTTTTCATTCTACCCTCCACCGGAAATTATTTCTAAGGCTTTCGCAACACTGATTCGGGACTTGGGCTGGGACAAGTTCACTATCATGTACGAGGATGACAGTAGTAAGTAAAGCTAGATAGGGTGTTGGTCACAccataccgaatactgagggggatcttAAGTTAGTAACAAGTGTAATTTTTCGTCACCATTGTCGCCAGGTCACCTTGTATGATCACTTGTTACATCATGTCCAACCCATACATTTTTACCACTGTCTTTCTGAATGTAGAATCTTTAAGTTTAAATAAGAATTATACTTTAATCTAACTTTGCATTTTGTAGGTTTCGTCCGCCTTCCAGAAATTATAGGCTCTTGGCCGCATACCAAAGAGCCCATTAGATACCGAAAGTTGGACCCAGACGGTGACAATCGAGAAACATTCAAAGAAATCTTTAAAGTTTCCCGAATGACTCATCATGTGATGGATTGTGATACTAAGAACCTTCTCAAATACATGAGTGAAATTCTTCAAGTTGAAAATTCAACGCAATATCAGGTATGACTCCAGACGATTGGATATGATCtattttgacatgtgttttcaTAAAGTTTGGCATTTCAGAGTTTCATATTAACAAATCTTGATTCGCACACCGTTGACTTACGTGCCGTGCCCAACTTGGTGGCCAATGTGTCCACGATGTACATGACTACTACAGACCCAACTCGATGGAAGGATATTGGTATTGATCCTGGATCTGGCATAAAGgtgataaaataattttaaattaagtaattcaTGTTAGGGATAAGTTAACTGAGATACATGCTTTTAGCACCTATCTAgataatgttataaaatataatgtttcgAAACTGGGTTCTGCATCTTGCCTGTATTTTCCGACTTAATTTCTGCCAGCATTCATTTGCAATTTGTCTTCAGATGGAAACAGCATTAGCAGTTGATGCTCTGAATCACTTGGAGAAAGCGATCAGAAAAATGCAAATGGACGAGGAAAGCGGTGGGGAAGACGGGTTCGCGATCCCGAAGCCGGATTACGGGACGCCACCGCAGTTATGTTTTAAGAGCTCCAAAGCTGAGTATGAACCCTGGGAATGGGGCGATAAGCTTCGACAGGCTTTGCTTGAGgtaatttttttgacattttaaattTGAGTCCTCTCTGTAAAGGGGagagaataagaataatattttgatactaaataattttagtacatatttttttattatacgacTTAGATTTGCTTCTTTTCAGTCATATTAATATATCAATGTGTATTTGCCTTGGACAGTATTCACAATTTATAAGGAGTGCTGACGGCTCTCATGTTTCATGTTTAACGTTTTGACGTTTCTAGATTTTAAGTTACGTTCTACGTCTATGTTATTATGCAGGTAGTAACAAAAGGATTTACTGGAAATATAAAATTCGATAGCGAGGGTAAGAGAACTGACTTCGAGATGCATTACTTTAAATTGAACAATGAAAGTCAGTTCATACATGCCGGCGCCTGGGACTCCACTACCAACATCATTACTAAGGAACAAACCGTGCCCGATAGATCTATGATGCAGACATCAGGCGTTATACGGGTTTGTCTATTCAGTTTTAATTACTAGCTGCTGCTTGTGACTAAGGGGATAAATTATATATGTAactataacaatatttattattcaggtTTTATCAAAAAAGGATCTACCATATTTTGATTTCAAAATTGACGAAGATGGGAAGACAATACCGAGAGGTTACGCAGTGGACTTAGTTACAGaaattttcaatattataaaCACGGAACAGGGCACGCAGTTCACACTTAAATTCTGGGAGGTCCCTGACAAGCAGTATGGCAGCCCAATCGAAGGCACAAAAATGTGGAATGGAATTATTGGTGAATTGATGCAACACGTACGTATAAAAAACCCTAAATTAtactatttatgtaagtaatttagttTTACATTTGGTAACCTATATTGCTTATAGTTGTCATAagagtttttaaataaatgaaagcCTCTTCGTCGttgtttacttgttttattataagaCGGCAAAACTTTTCAGAAAGCGGATTTGGCAGTTTGTGATATAAGCATTACATCGGAACGTAATGCTGTTGTGGATTTCTCGACCCCTTTTATGTCTACGGGCATCAGTATGTTGTTTAGGGAAAGAGATCCGGTGGACCCTGACATGTTCTCCTTCATCAACCCTTTGTCTTTGGACGTCTGGTTATACCTCGCAACCACCTACATTATTGTCTCTTTCATCCTTCTCATATGTGCCAGGTAATATTAATATGTTGTTATATTCGTATAGCTGTTTTTCAACAAGTGCTAATTAATTAATGGAAAATGTTAATTATACGAAATTCATTCAAATGAATGTATAAATTCCCGTGTCCCATATAGGGAGATACCGCAGGAGAACggaaaacaaaagtaataatCTTTATAGTAGAATAATATGGCATTACGCTTTTTCAGAATGAGTCAAGACGATTGGGTGAACCCTCATCCATGCAATCAGAATCCGGAGAGTTTGCAAAATATCTGGAGTTTGTACAACTGCATGTGGCTTACAATGGGCTCTATTATGACTCAAGGTTGCGACATCTTGCCGAGGTATGTATTTGATATATATAGGTATGTTTGTTACTGCACTGGGAGACCATGTGACTACTAAACTTTGAagaatgtatttaaaaaaatcccaCTTTATTACAGAGGCTTAGGATCTCGTTGGACGACTGGCATTTGGTATTTCTTTGCAATGATTGTAACTGCTTCATATACAGCCAACATGTCCACGTTCCTCAGCAACAGTCGTCGAAGCAACGATATTACCGATGTAAAGCAACTTTCAGAACAGAATAAAGTCAGTTATGGAGCCGTGTACAACGCATCTACGTACAAATTCTTTCaggtaatgtttgtttttaagaTTATCTCATTCATATTTACGGATATCTAAAATTTAataacagtaaaaaaataataaaaaaaaaaaattattcaaaaaaaaaaaaaatattatttttatttattttaattttttttttacttcattgCGATTttccatttaaaaatattagcttaaaattgtatttatcaaTTGCTTTCATTATTTTCTAACATTTATAATACTTTACAAGTTCGTCATTATCGGATTGTTTTAGAACTCAAATGATACTGTCTACCAGAAGATTTGGCAAGTGATGTCTACGACAAAGCCAACTGTGTTTACCCATAGTAATGACGAGGGAAAAGAAAGGGTGTTGAGAAGTAAAGGCAATTACGCTTTCTTTATGGAGTCTACTGCCATCAAATACTACACGGAGAGAGACTGCATGTTGAGAATGGTTGGACCACCACTTGATTCTAAGGCCTATGGTATCGCCATGCCGAAAAGTAAGTCATCAACGTCCGTTGCATTTTCTCTTCGTAGTCTATAATCATCAGTATAATAGTAGCATTAGGAAAGAAAATATTACAATCACTCGAAAAATAGCTCACGTATTCACGTATTCCCAATTGGCTAGAGAGTAACATTCATGTGTAGGTATGTTTTCACTTAACTTAATAAATGTTTTGTTGATATAGATTTCCCACATAAAGGATTAGTGGACAGAGCCATTCTTTCACTCCAGGAGTCGGGAAGATTAGCTCAATTGGCGAACAAATGGTGGAAAGAAGAGGATAACGAAAATAAATGTGaggtaaatattttcaataactACAATAATATCAGTGTAACCTTTTGAACGTCGCGCGTTGGAATGAATGATCTATACGAGAAGCGATCATGAACTTATCTGACGTGACTCTTAATTGTAGACTTTCCTCGGATGGTAATTACTATTCGTCCGAACAAAACAATTGCATCCCTATCTCAGAATATTCACGGAAACGGACTTTATCTGTGCTTTGATCATTTTACTTGACAAGACCCTTTGTCTTGCATAAAACAAAGACCCGTGTCGCGTTACTTGTTTCATTAGAAATATATTTTGACTAAAACACGGCGCTACAAATGTTACAATTTTCCAGAAAATGGAAGAAGAAGACGACAGCGGATCGTTGCAGATGAAGAATACCAGCGGTATATTCTTGGTGCTTGGGGTCGGTGGTATACTGGGTCTGATAGTTGCTATCATCGATTTCTTGATGCACGCAAGGAAGATAGCTGTCAGAGAGAGGGtgggtatttttttactttagctCCTCCCAGTTTGAACAATGTTTTGAGTTTCGGAAAGGTCCTTTTAGTTGGAGATGAATATAAGTACGGTTGTGTATGAATTTACTCGAGTTGAGAACACACTTTATAATTGTTTGGGTATGTTAATCGGAAGCAgaaaaaaggcgcaaaagttatgtaaaaagagctttattattttttagcctATAGGGAGATAGGATTAGAGTaccagaaagaacaatttggtAATGTAAAGCAGCCACTGTCCTTATTATTAGAGAGATTTTACAACACgaaaattcccactttgggaacattcctgaCCTGATCCGAACTTATAAATCTGAACTGATCGGAAGCCATTGGGAGACTTCAAACCTCTGGTGAATGTGTTGGCTACTACTACCAACCACCCTACAATGGACTAGCATGGTAGAGTAGACTCATCCCCTTCCGTTTATTGAAGGGAAGGCCTAGAAGTGAGATGTGTATATACTGTTTATGTCTTCTTTCTAGCGTTATCCCTTTTTCTTAGTGACCACTCATTTAATCGGAAGATTTGACAATGctgggtttttacagaaacaactgccaaTCTGTTGATCAAACGTATttatggaaaataattataattaactaaTTTTGCAATTGCAGGTGTCATTCAAGGAGGCGGTGGCGAGCGAGTGGCGCGCGTCGTTGAACCCGCGCACGTTAGCAAAGCCGGCTGCGCCGCCGCGGTCCGCGCCCCCCTCCAGCGGCTCGCCGTCACCGTTGCGCGAACGCTCGCGATCACGCGCAGTCTCCATCTTGCACGCTGCGTCGTCTTTCATCAATTTCGATGACATTCACTAGTCTAAATTTGTTATAAATGTCTGCTAAAGGCTGTAAATGTCGAGATCAAATAAATTGTCCATAAATTGTACTGACATAATTTGGCAGATGATCGGTTTTAATCGCATTATAATACTTactgtaaaatgtaatttaaatcaTACCTGAAGTAGATAGAAGAAAAGTTCACAAAGCACTTGAGGAACTGTTTGGCATATTATTTTGGATAAACTCCAAAGTTACTAAGTATTTACGgataaaataaaacttgatGATAGTAaagttcattattttatttataataagttatCTAGAGAGGAATTAAGTGAAGTAAATGTCTCTAGGACAG
Encoded proteins:
- the LOC126371420 gene encoding glutamate receptor ionotropic, kainate 2-like: MAAKTILISVLLLVILHKVTVEATSSTKALFPVGGLFNDETLKYSRQAFETIGIARGSSNSKAYNGRIIYPSVRDSYSVALEVCQNTSDGNGIVALVDARPTDGICDTVCLLCNRNNISHLTIGWEPTETMSQDLFTFSFYPPPEIISKAFATLIRDLGWDKFTIMYEDDSSFVRLPEIIGSWPHTKEPIRYRKLDPDGDNRETFKEIFKVSRMTHHVMDCDTKNLLKYMSEILQVENSTQYQSFILTNLDSHTVDLRAVPNLVANVSTMYMTTTDPTRWKDIGIDPGSGIKMETALAVDALNHLEKAIRKMQMDEESGGEDGFAIPKPDYGTPPQLCFKSSKAEYEPWEWGDKLRQALLEVVTKGFTGNIKFDSEGKRTDFEMHYFKLNNESQFIHAGAWDSTTNIITKEQTVPDRSMMQTSGVIRVLSKKDLPYFDFKIDEDGKTIPRGYAVDLVTEIFNIINTEQGTQFTLKFWEVPDKQYGSPIEGTKMWNGIIGELMQHKADLAVCDISITSERNAVVDFSTPFMSTGISMLFRERDPVDPDMFSFINPLSLDVWLYLATTYIIVSFILLICARMSQDDWVNPHPCNQNPESLQNIWSLYNCMWLTMGSIMTQGCDILPRGLGSRWTTGIWYFFAMIVTASYTANMSTFLSNSRRSNDITDVKQLSEQNKVSYGAVYNASTYKFFQNSNDTVYQKIWQVMSTTKPTVFTHSNDEGKERVLRSKGNYAFFMESTAIKYYTERDCMLRMVGPPLDSKAYGIAMPKNFPHKGLVDRAILSLQESGRLAQLANKWWKEEDNENKCEKMEEEDDSGSLQMKNTSGIFLVLGVGGILGLIVAIIDFLMHARKIAVRERVSFKEAVASEWRASLNPRTLAKPAAPPRSAPPSSGSPSPLRERSRSRAVSILHAASSFINFDDIH